The Thermosynechococcus sp. HN-54 DNA segment CTACCACCTCTTTAATGCCGAGATTTGGGTTAAGCTTCAGGGTTTCCCGCACGCGATCGTAGATGACCACCGTATCGTTCACCGAAAAGCCAATGATGGTGAGCAGCGCGACAATGAAGAGGCTATCAATTTCCACCCCTGCCCCTAGCCCCAAAATGGCAAACACTCCCGTGGTCACCAACACATCGTGAACCAGCGCCACTAAAGCAAAACAGGCATAGTCAAACTGAAAACGCAGGGTTAGGTAAATCGTAATGCCAATAAACGACACCAAGAGCGCCAGCAGCCCCGATCGCAGGATTTCTTCGCCAAGGGTAGGGCCTACAGTCTCAATTTGGGTTTTCTGGGGGTCAAAGTCCCCTATTTTTTGGCTAAGGGCAGCACTGAGGCGCGTGCGCTGATCAACATCGAGGGGCACTGTCCGAATGCTCACCCCATACTGATCCACAATTTGCAGGCTACTGTTGCCCAATCCCTCTTGGTTGAGGACTTGACGCACCGCATCAATATCAATGGGCTGGGAACAATTGGCGGTGGCGCTACAGGCTAGTTCAAATTGCAATCGCGTGCCACCAATAAAATCCAAGCCCAACCGCAGGGGACTGCCAAGGGATATCCAAGAGAGGGCCATGGCCACCAAGCCACTGAGAATAACGACAAGGGACAACCCCCACCAGAGCGATCGCTGGCGATTGACACTAAAGCTCATCGGAAGCTCTCCAGTTTGGGACAGAACCAGTTGGGCTTACGCAGACTGGGAATGCTAATGGCGTAGAACAGGAACGTGCGACTACAGGTGAGAGCCGTAAACATACTAATGCCAATACCGATGGCCAAGGTCACGGCAAAACCGCGCACAAACCCTGTTCCCAAGGCAAAGAGAGCAGCACAGGCAATCAAGGTGGTAACATTGCTATCGAGAATACTGGCAAAGGC contains these protein-coding regions:
- the secF gene encoding protein translocase subunit SecF, yielding MSFSVNRQRSLWWGLSLVVILSGLVAMALSWISLGSPLRLGLDFIGGTRLQFELACSATANCSQPIDIDAVRQVLNQEGLGNSSLQIVDQYGVSIRTVPLDVDQRTRLSAALSQKIGDFDPQKTQIETVGPTLGEEILRSGLLALLVSFIGITIYLTLRFQFDYACFALVALVHDVLVTTGVFAILGLGAGVEIDSLFIVALLTIIGFSVNDTVVIYDRVRETLKLNPNLGIKEVVDQAVVQTLGRSINTTLTTLLPLITIFIFGGDTLRYFALALIIGFTTGAYSSIFIASTLLAWWRDRQPPRPAANTLETTPTP